A window from Podospora bellae-mahoneyi strain CBS 112042 chromosome 1 map unlocalized CBS112042p_1, whole genome shotgun sequence encodes these proteins:
- a CDS encoding uncharacterized protein (EggNog:ENOG503NZAJ; COG:I; CAZy:GH17) has product MAQPRYYTEDHMAERQPLSHPNPPSPRRNNYPQDPYNPSSPRIRPGAHPDSSFNHLRHQRRQSQEPAVRGAYATTPDSYRQPQQVGYSPPKPPPHRTNTAGDGRSWASSQPAYPPQRPAPQSNVTPGADNFGNAAAAGGMAGIALNVADQNARDPNYPQQAYRQQGQWQEEGQGHGERGRLGPNGHPGEGWSSRSSSQAAHHNHQRDTTPSRSPYGFASDPYTDDPTQVYVRPSDPNLGVVNPLEIEDDGDDGLHYGPKKGPRTSMLSLGSSHRSGPGMGAAAGGGAMAAGAMSGLASRNGSGGNINNQYAPVNNGGDGSPGSGRSIGYGHLYKEKPAKSNGKKWRLAIIIIVAILAIVGIVVGVLFGAVFNKKGGGDKASPGESAEDDFANNGDLNINSAEIQALMGNTDLKKVFPGMDYTPIHSQYPDCVKFPPSQNNVTRDLAVLSQLTNVVRLYGTDCNQTQMLIHAVDQLKLKDEVKIWLGVWQDANSTTNKRQLDQMWDILDQYGDSYFKGIIVANEILFREQMTLTALGNLLAEVRTNLTAKGLSLPVATSDLGDKWDSSLAAQSDAIMGNIHPFFAGEPARNAANWTLTFWENKAGTFLKKDNSMNIISEIGWPSAGGMGCGNAFETDCPQKAVAGVEEMNELLEDWVCRALDEDINYFWFSAFDEPWKIAFNEPGKEWEDQWGLMDVNRNLKPGVTIPDCGGKRVA; this is encoded by the coding sequence ATGGCGCAGCCAAGATATTATACAGAGGACCATATGGCTGAACGCCAACCTTTAAGTCACCCGAATCCCCCATCGCCGCGCCGAAACAACTACCCACAAGACCCTTACAATCCATCTTCGCCGAGAATTCGTCCCGGCGCCCATCCCGATTCTTCTTTTAACCACCTTCGACACCAGCGACGACAGAGCCAAGAGCCGGCTGTCAGGGGAGCATATGCGACGACACCCGACAGCTAccgacaaccacaacaagtCGGATATTCTCCACCAAAGCCACCTCCGCACCGCACCAACACGGCCGGAGACGGAAGGTCTTGGGCTAGCAGCCAGCCTGCTTATCCACCTCAGCGTCCAGCTCCGCAAAGCAACGTCACCCCCGGAGCCGACAATTTTGGCAACGCCGCGGCCGCCGGAGGTATGGCGGGCATCGCCCTGAACGTTGCGGACCAGAACGCGCGGGATCCCAACTATCCACAACAAGCCTACCGGCAGCAAGGGCAATGGCAAGAAGAGGGACAGGGTCACGGTGAGAGAGGTCGGTTGGGGCCGAACGGCCACCCTGGCGAAGGATGGAGCTCGAGGTCTAGTTCACAGGCAGCacatcacaaccaccagaGGGACACGACGCCGTCCAGGAGTCCGTACGGCTTTGCGAGTGATCCCTACACGGATGATCCAACTCAGGTATACGTGCGCCCTTCAGATCCTAATCTTGGCGTGGTTAATCCCCTGGAGatcgaggatgatggcgatgatgggcTTCACTATGGCCCAAAGAAGGGACCACGGACGAGCATGTTGAGCTTGGGATCCAGCCATAGGAGTGGGCCAGGAAtgggcgctgctgctggcggcggtgccATGGCTGCCGGTGCTATGTCGGGTCTAGCGAGTCGCAACGGGAGCGGCGgtaacatcaacaaccagtaTGCGCCTGTCAACAATGGTGGCGATGGGTCACCAGGCTCTGGAAGGAGCATTGGTTACGGTCATCTGTACAAGGAGAAGCCTGCAAAGAGCAACGGGAAAAAGTGGCgactcgccatcatcatcattgtcGCCATTCTTGCGATTGTCGGCATTGTAGTTGGTGTCCTCTTCGGTGCCGTGTTCAACAAAAAAGGCGGTGGCGATAAGGCTAGTCCGGGGGAGTCAGCGGAGGACGACTTTGCTAACAACGGCgacctcaacatcaactcGGCCGAGATCCAGGCCCTAATGGGCAACACCGACCTGAAGAAGGTCTTCCCCGGCATGGACTATACCCCGATTCACTCGCAGTATCCCGACTGCGTCAAGTTTCCGCCATCACAAAACAATGTCACTCGCGACTTGGCCGTCCTCTCCCAGCTAACCAACGTTGTCCGTCTCTATGGAACCGATTGCAACCAGACCCAGATGCTCATCCACGCCGTTGAccagctcaagctcaaggatgaGGTCAAGATTTGGCTGGGTGTTTGGCAGGATGCTAACAGCACGACCAACAAGCGCCAGCTGGATCAAATGTGGGACATTCTCGACCAGTATGGCGATAGTTATTTCAAGGGCATTATTGTTGCCAATGAGATTTTGTTTCGTGAGCAAATGACGCTCACGGCGCTGGGAAATCTTTTGGCCGAGGTGCGCACCAATCTCACGGCCAAGGGTCTCAGTCTGCCGGTCGCTACGTCTGATTTGGGAGACAAGTGGGATTCTTCTTTGGCTGCGCAGTCGGACGCTATCATGGGGAATATCCACCCTTTCTTTGCCGGCGAGCCTGCGAGGAATGCGGCGAACTGGACGTTGACTTTTTGGGAGAACAAGGCGGGGACTTTTCTCAAGAAGGACAACAGTATGAATATTATTTCGGAGATTGGGTGGCCTTCggcgggtgggatggggtgCGGGAATGCGTTTGAGACGGACTGTCCTCagaaggcggtggcgggggtCGAGGAGATGAATGAGCTGTTGGAGGACTGGGTTTGCAGGGCGTTGGATGAGGATATCAATTACTTTTGGTTTTCGGCGTTTGATGAGCCGTGGAAGATTGCGTTTAATGAACCAgggaaggagtgggaggatcagtgggggttgatggatgtGAATAGGAATCTGAAGCCGGGGGTGACGATTCCGGATTgcggggggaagagggttgcTTGA
- a CDS encoding uncharacterized protein (EggNog:ENOG503NUDY; COG:G), producing the protein MRFSSNSLLLGAVALVSAIPVQDSPRQRLLDGKPLPGKYRSKNPYTPGYRDPYDTAVDSIGKGLDPLPWRNGDGASVLGPWNRERARQNPDLVRPPSTDSGNIPNLRWSFVDSHIRIEEGGWTRQTTIRELPTSIELAGVNMRLDHGAIRELHWHKEAEWAYVLSGSVRVTALDYEGGNFIDDLSQGDLWYFPSGVPHSLQGLDPNGTEFLLIFDDGRFSEESTFILTDWFAHTPKSVISKNFHLAPEVFERVPKREKYIFQGSKPGSIEEEEPKGKNVKKSKYQFTHRMLEQEAHVTSGGKVRITDSKNFPISKTVAAAHLDMEVGSLREMHWHPNADEWSFFIRGRARVTVFAAEGTARTFDYQAGDVGIVPKNMGHFIENIGDEPLEVLEIFRADEFRDFSLFQWLGETPRRMVVDTLFADDKEAGEKFLKEIDNPVKDEITLPDVKNDEEEDDL; encoded by the exons ATGCGTTTCTCCAGCAattcccttcttctcggagCAGTAGCCCTGGTTTCTGCCATTCCCGTGCAGGACAGTCCTCGCCAGAGGCTTCTCGACGGCAAGCCGCTTCCTGGCAAATACCGGAGCAAGAATCCATATACCCCCGGCTATCGTGATCCCTATGACACAGCCGTGGATTCCATCGGGAAGGGCCTCGACCCCTTGCCCTGGCGcaatggcgatggcgccTCAGTTCTTGGTCCGTGGAACAGAGAGCGAGCAAGACAAAATCCAGACCTCGTCCGTCCCCCTTCCACAGACAGCGGcaacatccccaacctccgcTGGAGTTTCGTAGACTCCCACATCAGAATCGAG GAAGGAGGCTGGACCCGGCAAACCACCATCCGCGAGCTCCCCACCTCGATCGAGCTCGCCGGCGTAAACATGCGCCTCGACCACGGCGCCATCCGCGAGCTCCACTGGCACAAAGAAGCCGAGTGGGCCTATGTCTTGTCAGGCTCCGTCCGCGTGACAGCCCTGGACTACGAAGGCGGCAACTTCATCGACGACCTCTCCCAAGGCGACCTGTGGTACTTCCCCTCCGGCGTCCCCCATTCCCTCCAAGGCCTCGACCCCAACGGGACCGaattcctcctcatctttgACGACGGCCGCTTCTCGGAAGAAAGCACGTTTATCCTCACCGACTGGTTCGCGCACACGCCCAAGAGCGTGATAAGCAAGAACTTCCACCTCGCCCCCGAGGTGTTTGAGAGGGTGCCCAAGAGGGAGAAGTACATCTTCCAGGGGAGCAAGCCGGGGAGCatagaggaggaggagccaaAGGGGAAGAATGTCAAGAAGAGCAAGTACCAGTTCACGCATCGGAtgctggagcaggaggcgCATGTGACGAGcggggggaaggtgaggatTACGGACTCGAAGAATTTCCCGATCAGCAagacggtggcggcggcgcatCTGGACATGGAGGTGGGGAGCCTGAGGGAGATGCATTGGCATCCCAATGCGGACGAGTGGAGCTTTTTCAtcagggggagggcgagggtgacgGTTTTTGCGGCCGAGGGGACGGCGAGGACGTTTGACTACCAGGCTGGGGACGTGGGCATTGTGCCGAAGAATATGGGGCACTTTATTGAGAATATTGGGGATGAGccgttggaggtgttggagattTTTAGGGCGGATGAGTTTAGAGATTTTTCGCTTTTCCAATGGTTGGGTGAGACGCCGAgaaggatggtggttgataCCTTGTTTGCGGATGACAAGGAGGCCGGGGAGAAGTTTTTGAAGGAGATAGACAATCCGGTCAAGGACGAAATTACGCTGCCAGATGTTAAGaatgacgaggaagaagacgacttGTAA
- a CDS encoding uncharacterized protein (EggNog:ENOG503Q01A), with translation MASLTTSSLHYLTSLATETGDVATSTTQASGPSYTGDPVSYDDGYYRSDTPMVYPFTTSSFPLALTTAILFLILTILHAYLCFKKKTVFFAITIYASLAMATSQTMKCYLVQLQTIILHSTNLSSSTINQLERADVVLVVMDLLEAIPASAMGFLLMMTYTRLTWFIIPKSGRKNGRVFGLPARWQTSLLALGQMVGDGLVGVGHYYGLGYLQSLGGVVGLMTWGVLGGLVVRAGRVEVREEVKKVKRFVWAVGGAVGLLIGCATARIIRREAVAYFLAEAPWWSSEYGVSETFAMSEWPVYVFQHLPILLILLLMAVYHPGAYLPRRLTGWRLNTKKLLREERMREDVENLKVLARKDSKASSVQGSELDCFERVDLDKETK, from the exons ATGGCATCCTTAACCACCTCCAGCTTACATTACCTCACAAGCCTCGCAACTGAAACCGGCGATGTCGCGACGTCAACCACCCAAGCAAGCGGCCCATCCTACACTGGAGACCCCGTCTCCTACGATGACGGTTACTACCGGAGCGACACCCCCATGGTAtaccccttcaccacctcctccttccccttggcCCTAACCACAGCAATCCTCTTTTTGATCCTCACCATCCTGCACGCGTACCTCTGCTTTAAGAAGAAGACTGTCTTTTTCGCCATCACGATCTACGCCTCCCTCG CAATGGCAACCTCCCAAACAATGAAATGCTACCTCGTCCAACTCCAAACCATCATCTTGCactccaccaacctctcctcctccaccatcaaccagctGGAACGTGCCGACGTCGTGCTTGTTGTGATGGACCTCTTGGAGGCGATTCCTGCGTCTGCGATGGGGTTCTTGCTCATGATGACATATACCAGGTTGACGTGGTTTATCATCCCCAAATCGGGGAGGAAGAACGGGAGGGTTTTTGGCTTGCCGGCGAGGTGGCAGACGAGCTTGCTGGCGTTGGGGCagatggtgggggatggtTTGGTCGGGGTGGGTCACTACTATGGGCTGGGGTATTTGCAGAgtcttgggggggtggtgggattgATGAcctggggggtgttgggggggttggtggttagggcggggagggtggaggtgagggaggaggtgaagaaggtgaagaggttCGTTTGGGCGGttgggggggcggttggGTTACTGATT GGGTGTGCCACCGCGAGAATCATCAGACGGGAGGCAGTAGCGTATTTTTTGGCTGAGGCCCCGTGGTGGTCGAGTGAGTATGGGGTGTCAGAGACGTTCGCCATGTCGGAGTGGCCGGTGTATGTGTTTCAGCATTTGCCGATTTTGTTGATCTTGCTGCTTATGGCGGTTTACCACCCGGGAGCCTACCTTCCCAGGCGGTTGACTGGTTGGAggctcaacaccaagaagcTGTTGAGAGAGGAAAGGATGAGAGAGGACGTGGAGAACTTGAAGGTGTTGGCGAGGAAAGATTCAAAGGCGTCGTCTGTACAGGGGAGTGAGCTGGATTGCTTTGAGAGGGTTGACCTTGACAAGGAGACCAAGTAA
- a CDS encoding uncharacterized protein (EggNog:ENOG503PDCQ; COG:S) gives MPAPSSDPLPLSLCDFALPIFCNGLGALLHILEEGRRFANKQGLNADKVYVQARLIDDQLPLVFQVQNAIRTVFMNLDRMTGNQWDLDGPFNNNEKTFEELEMRVSMAQLEVREVMKERPHKRDEDLVDIVAGGRPLKVTVTEAVQLHGIPNFIFHVTTAYSILRAKGVPLGKADFILGFVGWRCS, from the exons ATGCCCGCGCCGTCTTCAGATCCTCTCCCGCTCTCGCTCTGCGACTTCGCACTCCCCATCTTTTGCAACGGTCTAGGTGCTCTTCTTCATATTTTGGAGGAAGGCAGGAGATTTGCAAACAAACAGGGCCTCAACGCGGACAAAGTGTATGTCCAAGCACGATTGATAGACGACCAGCTCCCGCTCGTTTTCCAGGTTCAAAATGCTATCAGGACAGTCTTTATGAATCTCGACAGAATGACAGGTAACCAGTGGGACCTGGACGGCCctttcaacaacaacgagaaGACATTCGAGGAATTGGAGATGAGAGTCTCGATGGCTCAGCTCGAGGTGAGAGAGGTGATGAAAGAGCGTCCTCATAAAAGGGACGAAGACCTTGTAGACAT CGTGGCGGGAGGTCGTCCCCTCAAGGTCACTGTGACCGAAGCGGTCCAATTACATGGGATACCCAACTTTATCTTCCATGTCACTACTGCTTACTCGATCTTGCGAGCCAAAGGCGTGCCATTGGGAAAAGCAGACTTTATCCTCGGGTTTGTCGGTTGGCGATGTTCATGA
- a CDS encoding uncharacterized protein (EggNog:ENOG503P0NS; COG:S) codes for MTRSAILNNEIVAHANEESPLLPQSQRMGPPKDDAVPTLQKWRDYFTVDVSRDWADLILILCYLITGLLDSASISVWGSFVSMQTGNTVYIGLGLADPSASTRWLKSGTSLLSFLLGSFLFSRFHRFFSAKRRWVLCASFTAQLLLIVAAACMVTLAGSDVHPESVAWYVLVPIALVAFQSCGQAVMSRALKYNALTSVVLTSIYCDLFSDADLFAVHNAERNRRVAAPLSLLLGAFLGGKLANTEFGVAGALWAAAGLKLIVVVIWIFWPADPSLDEAV; via the exons ATGACGCGATCagccatcctcaacaacgaGATTGTGGCCCACGCCAACGAAGAGAGCCCTCTCCTGCCACAATCGCAAAGAATGGGACCGCCAAAAGACGATGCCGTGCCGACGCTTCAAAAATGGCGGGATTACTTCACGGTGGACGTGAGCCGTGATTGGGCCGATCTCATTCTCATCCTCTGCTATCTCATCACCGGCCTCCTCGACAGCGCCTCGATATCAGTATGGGGGAGTTTTGTGTCTATGCAAACGG GAAACACCGTCTacatcggcctcggcctgGCCGacccctcggcctcgacccGCTGGCTCAAATCCggcacctccctcctctccttcctcctgggatccttcctcttctcccgcttccaccgcttcttctcggccaaACGCCGCTGGGTCCTCTGTGCGTCCTTCACcgcccaactcctcctcatcgtcgcgGCCGCCTGCATGGTCACGCTGGCCGGCTCGGACGTGCACCCGGAGTCGGTCGCCTGGTACGTCCTCGTGCCCATCGCGCTGGTGGCGTTTCAGAGCTGCGGGCAGGCTGTCATGAGCCGGGCGCTCAAGTACAATGCGCTCACGAGCGTGGTGCTGACGAGCATCTACTGTGACTTGTTCTCCGATGCGGACTTGTTCGCGGTGCACAATGCGGAACGGAATCGGAGGGTGGCGGCGCCGCTGTCGCTGCTGCTCGGTGCgtttttgggagggaagcTGGCGAACACAGAGTTTGGGGTCGCCGGGGCGTTGTGGGCAGCGGCTGGGTTGAAGTtgattgtggtggtgatttggATATTCTGGCCGGCTGACCCGTCATTGGATGAGGCGGTTTAA
- a CDS encoding uncharacterized protein (EggNog:ENOG503NYN6): MTTTTRSSAKERGNSTNEGAPPASKAEPGSKHKVEEGTKSPEPKRPKKSDEKEQKTIEETIGGSEQTKQEQQAEQQEQKEEIAKDSEKEDVAKAEKETATGDAEEPREDAKNIPSSILEKGIIYFFFRGRVGIDRPSDVDEIARSYIILRPIAKDAKLGSGPIGDAGNSRVCVVPKKVLPKTGKDRWISFVEKTGASFSELKDEFLKSNDYETKTAGTRHSPAATPVAEGVYAITSTGKDSHLAYILTLPDKLGEVQKEIGLKEKGSFIISTRNPQYEPPKNARLPKGPEYPKELLEEFRSLRWAPTQPRHLDYVNTQFLLVGESSGIAKALEQQKKDQKEGKNEPAEELEQLEEEDAQRMQDLDDDDAARIFADLQADAGHYPKLPTTF; this comes from the exons ATGACCACCACGACGAGATCCTCGGCCAAGGAGCGCGGCAACTCCACCAACGAGGGAGCCCCTCCTGCCTCAAAAGCCGAACCTGGTTCCAAGCACAAGGTCGAGGAAGGAACCAAGTCCCCGGAACCAAAGCGGCCAAAGAAGTCGGATGAGAAGGAACAGAAGACTATTGAAGAGACAATCGGCGG CAGCGAACAAACCAAGCAGGAGCAACAGGCAGAGCAGCAAgagcagaaggaggaaaTAGCCAAGGACAGTGAGAAAGAAGATGTTGCCAAAGCCGAAAAGGAAACCGCGACTGGTGATGCCGAGGAGCCTCGTGAGGATGCCAAGAACATTCCCTCCAGCATTTTAGAAAAGGGCATCATCTATTTCTTTTTCCGTGGACGGGTTGGTATTGATCGACCTTCCGACGTCGACGAGATTGCCCGGAGCTACATCATCCTCAGACCGATTGCCAAAGACGCCAAACTTGGCAGCGGTCCCATTGGCGATGCAGGCAACAGCAGAGTATGCGTTGTGCCCAAAAAGGTGCTCCCAAAGACGGGGAAAGACAGGTGGATTTCTTTTGTGGAGAAGACCGGTGCCTCTTTCAGCGAGCTCAAGGACGAATTTCTCAAGTCAAACGACTATGAGACCAAGACTGCTGGGACAAGACACTCCCCGGCCGCTACACCTGTTGCGGAAGGCGTGTATGCTATTACCAGCACTGGGAAGGACAGTCACCTGGCATACATTTTAACTCTTCCCGACAAGCTCGGTGAGGTACAAAAGGAGATTGGCTTGAAAGAGAAGGGCagcttcatcatcagcacAAGGAATCCTCAGTATGAGCCTCCCAAGAATGCCAGGCTTCCTAAGGGACCAGAGTATCCTAAGGA GCTTCTCGAAGAGTTTCGCTCTCTCCGGTGGGCTCCAACTCAACCGCGTCATCTCGACTACGTGAACACGCAGTTCCTGCTCGTTGGCGAGTCTTCTGGCATTGCCAAAGCCTTGGAACAACAGAAGAAAGACCagaaggaaggaaagaaCGAGCCCGCcgaggagttggagcagttggaagaagaggacgcgCAGCGGATGCAGGAtcttgacgacgacgacgcggCTCGTATTTTTGCGGATTTGCAGGCCGATGCAGGCCATTACCCCAAGCTTCCCACCACTTTCTGA
- a CDS encoding uncharacterized protein (EggNog:ENOG503PGMN), with amino-acid sequence MMRFKSTLTSLLVTASLFNTGAVAQYVSNPYVKYCDLPDMGGPCVTISEAEIGRCYSIPSNMNDKLSSYEVKNGECEFYRHGGCVERLWTARDRSHMSVTTSGHNNEVSSIKCTKACCGKDYFTYCYNICIPSCRRGSVTDQLCIANCSKDCCPGSVTC; translated from the exons ATGATGCGGTTCAAGTCCACCCTGACgtccctcctcgtcaccgcTTCCCTTTTCAACACCGGCGCGGTTGCACAGTACGTTTCGAACCCCTATGTCAAGTACTGCGATCTGCCCGACATGGGAGGACCTTGTGTGACGATCTCGGAGGCCGAGATCGGGAGGTGCTACAGCATTCCCTCCAACATGAACGACAAG ctcAGCAGCTATGAGGTCAAGAACGGCGAATGCGAGTTCTACAGGCACGGCGGCTGCGTCGAGAGGCTGTGGACGGCCAGAGACCGCTCTCACATGAGCGTCACCACCTCGGGCCACAACAACGAGGTCTCGTCCATCAAGTGTACCAAGGCCTGCTGCGGCAAGGACTACTTCACCTATTGCTACAACATCTGCATCCCCAGCTGCCGCAGAGGCAGTGTTACCGACCAGTTGTGCATTGCCAACTGCTCCAAGGACTGCTGCCCTGGTAGCGTTACTTGCTAA
- a CDS encoding uncharacterized protein (EggNog:ENOG503Q4AT; COG:O), which produces MVRCWPRRSKKSAAEKSAKSGSATSLTSGSTAADKSKTEQAEVKKEEKKEEKTEEKKEDKKEDKKEDKKEDKKKDKKEEDKTGEKTEEKKDEEKSDEDKEEEEKPKVQVGSISQRKDIYKGPVEDGEWTWVDKYPDGVEEAAENEETATYAVVVRNMKSQDSRKKLEAHSIVVQSPWLRDALSEIMADYPGVACELSRLEFEAPFKPFVHRWAEFTKYMEKPDLEEKTKEHMKILYDILNYEIGDNIKTFQDYVKNGVVCFKDLWMIFQPGTIVLSAYLGPMSGFEMVETEYMANNCGKFLQVRCDCVDFGGKEFGRYQEAINIPEFLGTKKITGLKVYPFHFHEKKEEITAQLLKRGTIFEKLAGHHYREYSGRAITWNREGNEVDIQITGRIVVDIESFNRFSPWRVRYLNDFNATDIERFNKHKVESGIESEEFVMPDYYKMLCRSRTRGYSLKYKKWVDFFLEQITDVRWNTTAFDRLVLPADQKELILSFTEAQLAGDSFDDIIAGKGKGIICLLSGPPGVGKTLTAEAVAENLRVPLHMLSSGDLGSDPWEVERELNSILELVSRWNAVLLLDECDVFLEARSNHEIERNKIVTIFLRTLEYYEGIMFLTTNRCGEIDAAFQSRIHVSIEYPDLTVAARKIIWKNFLRNSTIKSNLTDKDISELSELKLNGRQIKNVLKTASLLARRRKSDTLERQFIETVLIIEKKRPGAPQQMMHYM; this is translated from the coding sequence ATGGTTCGTTGCTGGCCCCGCCGCTCCAAGAAGAGCGCCGCCGAGAAATCGGCAAAGAGTGGGTCCGCtacctccctcacctccgggtccaccgccgccgacaagTCGAAGACGGAGCAAgcagaggtgaagaaggaggagaagaaggaggagaagacagaggagaagaaggaagacaagaaggaagacaagaaggaagacaagaaggaagacaagaagaaagacaagaaggaagaggacaaGACAGGGGAAAAGacagaagagaagaaggacgaggagaagagcgatgaggacaaggaggaggaggagaaaccCAAAGTTCAAGTAGGGAGCATCAGTCAAAGGAAGGACATCTACAAGGGTCCAGTGGAAGATGGAGAGTGGACCTGGGTCGACAAGTATCCagatggtgtcgaggaggctgctgagaaTGAGGAGACGGCCACCTACGCTGTCGTTGTCCGCAACATGAAGAGTCAGGACAGCcgcaagaagctggaggcgCACAGCATCGTGGTGCAGAGCCCATGGCTCCGCGATGCTCTCTCCGAGATTATGGCCGACTATCCCGGTGTTGCCTGCGAGCTCAGCCGGCTAGAGTTCGAGGCGCCTTTCAAGCCCTTTGTTCACCGATGGGCCGAGTTCACCAAGTACATGGAGAAGCCCGACCTCGAGGAGAAGACCAAGGAGCACATGAAGATTCTCTACGACATCCTCAACTACGAGATCGGCGACAACATCAAGACTTTCCAGGACTACGTCAAGAATGGTGTTGTCTGCTTCAAGGATCTGTGGATGATCTTCCAGCCCGGAACCATTGTCCTCTCTGCCTACCTCGGTCCCATGTCCGGCTTCGAGATGGTAGAGACCGAGTATATGGCCAACAACTGCGGCAAGTTCCTTCAGGTCCGTTGCGACTGTGTCGACTTTGGCGGCAAGGAATTCGGCCGCTACCAGgaggccatcaacatccCTGAATTCCTCGGCACCAAGAAGATCACCGGTCTCAAGGTTTaccccttccacttccacgagaagaaagaagagatcACCGCCCAGCTTCTCAAGCGTGGAACCATCTTCGAGAAGCTGGCTGGTCACCACTATAGGGAATACTCTGGACGCGCCATTACTTGGAACAGAGAAGGCAACGAGGTCGACATCCAGATTACTGGGAGAATCGTGGTGGATATCGAAAGCTTCAACCGCTTCAGCCCTTGGCGGGTGAGGTACCTCAATGACTTCAATGCCACCGACATCGAGCGCTTCAACAAGCACAAGGTCGAAAGCGGCATCGAGTCTGAGGAATTTGTCATGCCTGACTACTACAAGATGCTCTGCCGTTCGCGAACCCGCGGGTACAGTCTGAAGTACAAGAAGTGGGTCGACTTTTTCCTGGAACAGATCACAGACGTGAGATGGAACACTACTGCCTTTGACAGACTGGTGCTTCCCGCCGACCAGAAGGAGCTCATCCTGTCCTTCACCGAAGCCCAGCTCGCGGGTGACAGCTTCGACGATATCATCgccggcaagggcaagggcatCATCTGCCTGCTCTCTGGTCCTCCTGGTGTTGGTAAGACGTTGACAGCTGAGGCCGTGGCGGAGAACCTCAGGGTGCCACTTCACATGCTGAGCTCTGGTGATCTTGGGTCTGATCCATGGGAGGTCGAGCGGGAGCTGAACTCCATTTTGGAGTTGGTCTCGAGATGGAACGCCGTCTTGCTCCTCGATGAGTGCGATGTCTTCCTCGAGGCCCGCAGCAACCACGAGATTGAGCGCAACAAGATCGtcaccatcttcctccgGACCTTGGAGTACTATGAGGGCATCATGTTCCTGACGACTAACCGCTGCGGCGAGATCGATGCGGCCTTCCAGTCGCGTATCCACGTGAGCATCGAGTATCCTGATCTTACGGTGGCTGCTCGCAAGATCATCTGGAAGAACTTCCTCCGGAACTCGACCATCAAGAGCAACCTCACTGACAAGGACATCAGTGAGCTTTccgagctcaagctcaaTGGTCGGCAGATCAAGAACGTGCTCAAGACGGCAAGCTTGTTGGccaggagaaggaagagcgATACCTTGGAGCGGCAGTTCATTGAGACGGTCCTCATCATTGAGAAGAAGCGGCCTGGTGCTCCTCAGCAGATGATGCACTACATGTAA
- a CDS encoding uncharacterized protein (EggNog:ENOG503P5I9), whose amino-acid sequence MSANPDSVGNQGEFRSRVPPSRPMDTHGHQIGQPIGREAIPEFHAKTYPPGSAPKESTFYPNPIHEIPGQAMNPNMNPSLRTSALDIPGADSKEIYNESGAGSRPIEGQTANEIRHEKARKTDRLGIAAHGGTDTTGDGSIEGIMRERGMDLPGDKERKVLGKGISATERDATTSEEIGSGGRG is encoded by the exons ATGTCTGCGAACCCTGATTCCGTCGGTAACCAAGGCGAGTTCCGCTCAAGAGTGCCTCCCTCGAGGCCAATGGATACCCATGGC CACCAAATCGGTCAGCCCATCGGCAGAGAAGCTATCCCCGAGTTCCATGCCAAAACCTACCCGCCCGGCTCGGCGCCCAAAGAGTCAACCTTCTATCCCAACCCCATTCATGAGATTCCCGGCCAAGCAATGAACCCAAATATGAACCCTTCGCTACGTACAAGTGCTCTCGACATCCCTGGCGCCGACAGCAAAGAAATCTACAATGAGTCCGGTGCTGGTTCCCGCCCGATCGAAGGCCAGACAGCCAACGAAATTAGACACGAAAAGGCAAGAAAGACGGATCGGTTGGGCATCGCTGCTCATGGTGGCACAGACACAACTGGCGATGGTTCGATCGAGGGGATTATGAGAGAGAGGGGCATGGACCTTCCGGGAGAtaaggagaggaaggtgctTGGGAAGGGTATTTCGGCCACGGAGAGAGATGCGACAACATCGGAGGAGATTGGGTCTGGTGGGAGAGGCTAG